TTTCTCTGGCCCCCGCTGATTGTTTTTTCCAATGGTGAACCTACTTTCAGATCTTTGGTTTCGTACAGGCCGAGGTTGTTGAGCGTTTTGATAACGAGCTCTTTGATTTCTTCATCCTTAAGCTGGTCAAAGCACAGTCTGGCAGCATAATACAGGTTTTCATAAACCGTCAGCTCTTCTATCAGCAGGTCATCCTGCGGCACGAAACCAATAACACCTTTTATCAGGCTTTCCTGCCTGTGAATGTCAATGTTATTAATGAGTACCTGTCCTTCGGTCGGTTTGTCGCTCCCATTGAGTACATGGAGCAAAGTTGATTTTCCGGCACCGCTGGCTCCCATAAGGCCGATCAGCTTTCCGGACTCCTCAGCGATATTAATGTTTCTAAGACCAAGTTTACCATTTTTGAACCGGTAGGAGATATCACGGGCCTCAAAGGTAATAGGCCTTTCATTCTCATTTTTGATAAACCTGCTGATGATGTCACCATAGTAGATGGGAGATGTTTTTTCAGCCCTGATAGTGGAGCCAATAGCCAGTACCCATTTTTTGCCCGATTTGAGAGGGACGCCGTTTAAATAAAGGTCTGTTGAACCCTGGTATTTTATGAAATAGGTGTCGGCCTTCTGAAGGTGCAGTATAGCTATAAACCCATTTAATCCTTCCCTTTCCAGGTGTTTAAAGGTTGGGTTATCGTGTTTTTTTGCATCTATGATCAGGATACTTGCAGCATTAAAATCGTCATGAGATTTACCTACTACAAACTTCTTAATGAGGTCTGTTTCCTCTCCGGAGACATTAAATGCTGAGCCTATTGATCTCAGCAACTCTTCCTCTCGCTGAGAGATGTGTCCATCCGCGAGTATGATACCCATAAGCTCCAGAATAATAACCACCTTTTGCTTTTGAGTGAGCTCCTCATTGATTCGCATGCATATACCTTCTATCCGGCGCTGCTCTTCTTCCAGATCAATGGTGTCATCAATAATAATTGAATCGCTATATTCGTCAAACTCCCTGAGAAATTGAGGAACGGCATTTTTATTGAGGTGATCGACTAAAAATGCTTCGATTTGATCTCTTTCCTGATCGGTAACTTCATCCTCTTTTGCAACTATGGCAAAAAGCTGAATAATGGCTTTTAGTAACGGTTCACTCATGAGAGATGGTTAAGCTGTAGTAATAGACAATTCACTAATTTAGCGTTTTGAAGGAATAAAAAAAGGGATTGAATTAAATTCAATCCCCTCCGTATCATCTTTAACGCCTTGTACTTATTCAACAATAGAGCCTCTGATAGCAGATACTTTAGAAGTAATGTTTCCTAAAGTTTTATCTGTCAGTACCAGGTCAGCACGCTGATTTTGTATTTGTTCTTCAATATTTAGCGCATCATAATCTTTTTGCAACTCGCGCAGGTCTTTCAGAAGAGTGTCAATGGGAGCTGTGTTCTCAACAGTACCCAGCATTTCAACCAGATCGTCAAGCGATTTTTCCTGCTCAAGTACTACTCTGATAAGCGGAGTTAAAACAAGGTTTCTGCTGTCATCAGGCAGAATGTCTTTTGGATAAGTTTTGATCAGCGCAGTTGAAATATAAAGTCCTTCAACAAAGCTTCCTGTAATGATCAGGGCTGCAAGCTTGTTACGGTCATCATCTTTAAGGTATGACTCGGTTTTGTTGATAGTTTCATTCAAAAGATAAGATAATGAATCTTTCCTGGATAGGTTACTTTCGAATCTTCTGATCAGTTCAGCGTCAAATGCACCAGTAACTCCCAGATTATCACCAAGTTTTTTGGCTGAGCTCATGTATGTAAGTGCTTCCTGCACTTTATCATATGAAACCAGATAGCCTATGTCTGCTGCATAAACACCAAGGTTCAGAGCGGCTTTATCGTTTCGGGAAGCATACTGGTCGGCCTTAGTGTTGTCATTGATCAATGACTGGTTAAATTCAGCGCCGGTAGCCTCCAAAAGGAAGGGTATTTCTGAAGGAGAAGGTATTTCGTAAATCACTTCCTGTATCTGCTCTTTCAAGTCATTTTCGGCCTGCTCAAACTCTTCAGAGGAATCAGTTTGTTCCTCATTTGTTTTTGAACCACAGGCAAACATGCCAAAAAGTAAAAGGAAGGATAAACAGATTGATCCTATAGATTTATAAGTCATAGTTTTCATGGTTAAATTATGATTCTCCAATTTTAAGATATTTTTTTTGCGAATAAAACATAAAGATTCATTTTTTGATGACTGTTTCGCATAGAAATTATTGATAATGAAGACTTGAGATGGCGCTGCGATGGATTTGTTTTGGTATAATTTTGATAATATTTTAAAAAGTTTTATTAAAGAGTGAAAATTATTCGCACTGTACATTGTTTTCACGCCAGTGAATAACTATTATAGCTAATCATTTTTTGAGCTAATGAGTTCTGCGGGACAGATGAATAGAGAGTGCGCTGATATTGTCATGCTGATAGATGACAATGAAATAGATTTATTTATTAATCAAAAGGTAATAGAGCTTTGCCGTTTTACCAGAAGGATAATTACGTACCACTCTGGAAGGGAAGCTTTGGAATACCTGCTTTCCGCTACTGAAGCAGATATCCCTGACCTTATATTCCTTGACCTGAATATGCCATTGATTGATGGGTTCAGGTTCCTCTACGAGTTTTCAACATTTCCGGATCATGTCCGAAATAAGGCTTCCGTCATTGTACTAACCAGCTCTGACAATATGCGGGACAAAGAAAAGATAGAAGTAAATGCGGATGTAATAAAATTCCTTTCCAAACCCCTTAACGACCAGAAGTTAGAGCAGATCAGAGTGT
This region of Fulvivirga ulvae genomic DNA includes:
- a CDS encoding response regulator, whose translation is MSSAGQMNRECADIVMLIDDNEIDLFINQKVIELCRFTRRIITYHSGREALEYLLSATEADIPDLIFLDLNMPLIDGFRFLYEFSTFPDHVRNKASVIVLTSSDNMRDKEKIEVNADVIKFLSKPLNDQKLEQIRVLLENQPST